The following coding sequences lie in one Palaemon carinicauda isolate YSFRI2023 chromosome 7, ASM3689809v2, whole genome shotgun sequence genomic window:
- the LOC137644469 gene encoding uncharacterized protein, with protein sequence MGTRCNPQCIKCMFRGCPGLNYVSLKEEKEMKLIEEGLTYDEKQKCWFVRYPWIRDPNQLKNNIKVANARLRTTENRLRKLVNEYAMKYQKEIEDMVRKGVARKLTNKEIQEYNGPIHNIHHHEVLKPESSSTPVRIVFNSSASYMGQRLKDFWAKGPDILNSLLGMLCRFRQDNIAIVGDIAKMYHTVKLSTLDEHTHRFVWRDLDDSRPPDQYILTTVTFGDRPSGTIAMVALRYTVEQFGKESPDVQDMILNNTYVDDILYSTDAIENAIKLIQDTERVLSQGSFRIKHWIVRRHYENCNIRIIESDSEKILGLKWNLVDDYFSFAVRLNFTPRIRKVRSGPNLDISEFDYKFPEILTRRKILSQIASLYDPLGLVIPVLIKAKILMRSMISKRNSNGGGIKWDDPLDDSMMNEWKAFFKELYGLELLTFRRPLKPSNAFGKPNLVIFSDGSMQAYGACAYVRWQIRDNKFESSLIMAKNKIAPVKQMSIPRLELCGALIAVRMRKLMVKEFSCEFESVYHIVDSTIVRSQIQKESHGFNTFVAVRIAEIQIKTDSCEWWWVDSIQNVADMTSKPCSPEKNGENSAWQNGPKFLTLPISKWPIKKNCEIELTDRVGVVMAVAKVSQNHIIHMVDVNRFSDYYKLLRVTCRVMNVFKCRSFKGRLREPTVQGIIKAELIWVRELQRDMTDWKVRFRRLGSSIKNGVIVVGQRMAKWLKENWNREDYMLLRANHPVTRLYISYVHGVDHAGIETTLVKLQRKFWIQGARKIIKAIKNRCVTCRKLKKKLEDQCMGQMRIERMIPAPPFYYTAIDLFGPLTIRDTVKRRTHGKAFGVISNCLGTRAVHLDLAERYSTEDFLTTFQRFIAIRGAPKVIYSDKGTQLISASKKIENIGEKEGVTWIFNMPSDAPWYNGASEALIKSVKRCLY encoded by the coding sequence ATGGGAACAAGGTGTAATCCACAATGTATCAAATGTATGTTCAGAGGTTGTCCTGGACTCAATtatgtaagtttgaaagaagaaaaggaaatgaaattgattGAGGAAGGATTAACGTATGATGAGAAACAGAAATGCTGGTTTGTAAGGTATCCTTGGATAAGAGATCCAAATcaattgaaaaataacataaaggtAGCAAATGCCAGGTTAAGAACAACAGAGAATAGATTAAGGAAACTTGTGAATGAGTATGcaatgaaatatcagaaagagattgAAGATATGGTTAGAAAGGGAGTAGCTAGGAAATTAACTAATAAGGAGATTCAAGAGTACAACGGCCCAATTCACAATATTCATCATCATGAGGTGTTGAAGCCAGAATCTAGTTCAACCCCAGTGCGCATTGTCTTCAATTCTTCAGCATCTTATATGGGACAGAGGTTAAAAGATTTTTGGGCTAAGGGGCCTGATATTTTGAACAGTTTGCTGGGAATGTTGTGTAGATTTAGGCAAGATAATATAGCCATAGTGGGTGACATAGCAAAGATGTACCATACTGTAAAACTCAGCACACTAGATGAACATACACATAGATTTGTATGGAGGGACTTGGATGATAGTAGGCCACCTGATCAGTATATTCTTACCACAGTAACATTTGGAGATAGGCCCAGTGGTACTATAGCTATGGTAGCTTTGAGATATACAGTAGAACAATTCGGTAAGGAATCCCCAGATGTGCAAGATATGATTCTTAATAatacatatgtagatgatatactgTATTCTACTGATGCCATTGAGAATGCAATCAAATTGATACAGGATACTGAAAGGGTATTGTCGCAGGGAAGTTTCAGAATAAAGCACTGGATAGTCCGCAGGCATTATGAAAACTGCAATATAAGAATAATAGAATCTGATAGTGAGAAAATCTTAGGTTTAAAATGGAATCTTGTAGATGACTATTTTTCTTTTGCTGTAAGACTCAACTTTACACCAAGAATAAGAAAGGTTAGGAGTGGTCCAAATTTAGATATAAGTGAATTTGATTATAAATTTCCAGAAATATTAACACGCAGAAAGATATTGAGTCAAATTGCATCGTTGTATGATCCATTAGGGTTGGTTATACCAGTATTAATCAAAGCTAAGATCTTGATGAGATCCATGATTTCCAAAAGAAACTCGAATGGTGGTGGAATCAAGTGGGATGATCCACTTGATGATTCCATGATGAATGAATGGAAAGCATTTTTCAAAGAATTGTATGGACTTGAGTTATTAACTTTTAGAAGACCCTTAAAGCCATCTAATGCTTTTGGTAAGCCGAACCTAGTAATATTTTCTGATGGTAGCATGCAAGCATATGGGGCTTGTGCATATGTGAGGTGGCAAATCCGTGATAATAAGTTTGAATCAAGTCTGATAATGGCGAAAAATAAGATTGCACCAGTGAAACAAATGTCTATTCCTCGTCTGGAATTATGTGGTGCTCTCATAGCTGTTAGGATGAGAAAACTCATGGTAAAGGAGTTTTCATGTGAGTTTGAGTCGGTCTATCACATAGTTGACTCGACAATTGTAAGATCACAAATTCAAAAGGAGTCCCATGGATTCAACACATTTGTTGCTGTACGCATTGCAGAGATACAAATAAAAACTGATTCATGTGAATGGTGGTGGGTTGATTCGATTCAAAATGTTGCTGATATGACCTCTAAACCATGTAGTccagaaaaaaatggtgaaaattcTGCCTGGCAGAATGGACCAAAATTCCTAACATTACCAATTTCAAAATGGCCTAtcaaaaaaaattgtgaaattgaACTAACTGATAGAGTAGGTGTTGTCATGGCTGTTGCTAAAGTAAGTCAGAACCATATTATACACATGGTTGATGTTAATAGATTTAGTGATTATTACAAACTACTAAGAGTTACATGCagggtaatgaatgttttcaaatgcAGATCCTTTAAGGGTAGGCTGAGAGAACCAACAGTTCAAGGAATTATTAAAGCAGAACTAATTTGGGTTAGAGAGTTGCAAAGGGACATGACTGATTGGAAAGTAAGGTTCAGAAGATTAGGATCTTCAATTAAGAATGGAGTCATAGTAGTAGGACAAAGAATGGCTAAGTGGCTAAAGGAAAATTGGAATAGAGAAGACTATATGTTGCTACGAGCAAATCATCCAGTTACtagattatatatatcatatgtacatgggGTTGACCATGCAGGCATAGAGACTACTTtggtaaaattacaaagaaaattctgGATTCAAGGGGCTAGAAAAATAATAAAGGCAATAAAAAATCGATGTGTGACATGTAGGAAGTTGAAAAAGAAGTTAGAAGACCAATGCATGGGTCAAATGAGGATAGAAAGAATGATACCTGCTCCACCTTTCTATTACACAGCTATAGATTTGTTTGGACCCTTAACAATAAGAGACACGGTTAAAAGGAGAACTCATGGTAAAGCCTTTGGTGTTATATCTAATTGTTTAGGTACTAGAGCTGTTCACTTAGATTTGGCTGAAAGATACAGTACTGAGGATTTTCTGACCACATTTCAAAGGTTTATTGCTATTAGAGGAGCTCCTAaagttatatattcagataagggaACTCAGTTGATATCAGCAagcaagaaaatagaaaacattgGAGAAAAGGAAGGGGTAACTTGGATCTTTAATATGCCTAGTGACGCACCTTGGTATAATGGGGCAAGTGAAGCCCTGATCAAATCTGTCAAAAGGTGTCTGTATTAG